Part of the Brassica oleracea var. oleracea cultivar TO1000 chromosome C8, BOL, whole genome shotgun sequence genome is shown below.
TCTAATATCCTCTTTGCTCTTGTCTGCAAAAACAATTTCATAAACAAATTTCTGGAAATATGCATCTTAATATCAACTTGAGAGATCTCTTACATGAACAGTTTAATGATGGCTCCAACTCTAAAACAGTGATATAAGATCTGTGAAAGTGAGAAACCTGTTGAGAACAAAAGAAAAACTAAAATGATTCAATCCTCGTCTTCATCACTGCCATAGTTCTGGAATAAAGATGCTAATCCAGTGTTAGCCACACCCTCGCTCTTCTCATTCTCTGGCTTTGCAAGAGCTGGAGTAGTCGAAGAACTTGGCTGAGATTGCTTCTTGATGACTGTTATGTGAACGGATTTGAAAGGTTGCTTGCTGGTAGCTCGCTTCTTGGGCTCCTTGGGTATTTCTGATCAAAATGGAGAAATTTGTTAAGTATATTCAACCGAAAATTTTGGATATCAAAGTCAATAAACTTGTAAAGAAAGATTGAAAACTTACCTGCAGAAGAACTAGTCAAAATATCTGTGGGGTTGCTTGGACCTTCTTCTGATGCCTTTCTCTTCTGTATCAAAATTAACAGAATTAAAAAGTTAGTCCTGATTCTTAAAAGGACACACATGGTGATAGGAAGATACATGTCTGAAAACGCTTAAAGAACTAATGTTAAGGAAACCTTTGAAAGATCTGAAGATGATCCTTTCTTCTCCTTACGAAGGCTGGGAGAATCATCACTATCATCATCATCCTCATCATCTTCGTCATCTGCAATTCTCCTAACAACTTCTTTCTGCTTCTGCGTTTAGATAAGACATCAAATATGAAAAAAATAGCAAAACTACTGTAATGTGAGGAACCAACATTTACGAAAGAATGATATGAACACTTACACCAAATATCGACTTTATTACTGCTTCATCTTCTTCTTCTATACGTTTGACCTGTCAAAAGACATAAAACCATTAACAGCACAGCCAGAGGTATAACGTATCATAACAATTTTCAAGAACGACAGAAGAGAGATGGATTCTCAAAAACGATGAAAAGTAGAATTTTCAGTTCATATATGACTTAAAAATAACAAGTCGTTCGTGAAGACAGTCTCAAATCATTACATATATGAACAAGCAAACAAAGTAACAGGAACCTATACCTTCTCAGCGCCTGTTCTTTGCAAGGCCTCCAGCATTGCATCTACGCTCACAGTAGCGTGTCTAGACTGCAAAGAACAAAACAAAAGGAAATCAGTACAAAAACACACACTTATTCCCAGAGCATGTAACTGAAGCATAAAATAAATAAATGTATCAGATTTGAAACACTGAGATCAACAGAGAGACAGGGCATCAGTCTCATAATACCTTCATAGATTTCATTTCATCAAGAGCGGCTATAATGTCCATTTCTCTCTTAGAATCCAAAGTCCTGTTCTCCAAAGACTTCATAGCGTCCCCCATCTCCTCGGCATCTCTTTTCTGTTGTTCCTTATCAAGCACCTGTACAGAAGAAAACATAGTACATTAGAAAACTACAAACTTGTAGATCAAAAAGATACATGTCTGAAGTCCTTACCTCGTCTTCAGCACGCCAGGGTTCATAGTTACGACTTGCCCCAGATTCAACAATATAATCAGAGTTCTGTGGATCAGTCTTCATAGTCAGCTCTGCAGAGCACTTGGTGCACTTAAAGTAGAACCTAAAGATTTGAATCCCCAGATATGTCTGCACATTGAAAACCAAAAAAAGCCATCAAAGGATAATCATTCAAGCAGTTCGAACTACATTATGGTGAAGGTAGCTCTTGCTCCAAAAAAAAAAAAAAAAAAAAAAAATTTAGGGTTCAAGAGCCATCCAAGTGATTGTACTAACTTATCAACTGTCTAAGCAACATCCCAATTTCTCAAAACCCTAAACCCCCAAATCTGAAATCGTTTCAATTCACGCGAATTGAGGACAACAATCCCGAATTTGAATCAAACAAAAAAAATCAATTTACCTCGCCGATGACGTCTTCTTTACGGGAATTGAATTTGGTTCCCTTGTAGATGTAGTTTCCACAGGTACTGCATCGGACACTCATGGGAAGCATCATACGAACTTTGATCTGCTGGTTCTTCGGTCGCCGGAGCCGTGGAAGCTTCGACGGATCGAAGTCCGGCGGATAATACTTGTTAAGGACCTTCCTTTCTCCCATCTCGTCTCCTTCCTCAACCTTCTACTTCTTCTTCTAATCAAATTCTCACAGATTCTCCTGTTTTTTATTTATAAGCTTTCGTTACTTTCTCGGCTTCTCCTTATATATAACAATAACCACCGGATTTAAGATAATATGGGCTCGAGTGATCGGGTTAAGTTCATTAATGGGCTACAATGACAGGGTTTAGGCCCACTTACCGGATCATAAATAATCATATTTCTCGATGCATATTTAATGTGTCATTCGGATTTGGTAATTTACTAAGGGTTGATCGGTAGTTGGTATAGGTGCTGTTCACGGCTTTATTTATTTCTAAAGCACTAAATTCAGAGTAATCAAGCTTTAAATTTTTTTTTTGAAACCACAGCTCTTGAAATAACTTACAGCTGTACAAGTGCTCTGTAGAGCCAAATATCCAAAACAATTTTTTAGTGCTTTTCATAAAATTCTACAGCAATAAAATCTAAAACCACACCAAAAAGTTTACAAAATTTTTTTCTACAGCAAAAATTTTAAAGCTACACCCATTACCAATCAGACCCAAAATTGTGTGTTTAAAAGTATTTTCGATTATGTCAATCGGATTTGGACGCCATGTTCTTATTTTTCTTTCAGTTTTTTTTTATTTTTAATAATTGTTTTGTTAGATAAGTTTTCTCCGGATGTCGAAGGTGTGGAAAAAAGGAAAAATACATGCCCATCATTGTTGATTAAGGAACAAAAATGTTTTAATGTTTAAAAACCTAACTGTGTAATATAAATGTGATAAAAAAATTTAAAATGCAAATTTTTCTTATAAATTCATAATCAATTTAAATATCCAAAAACTAATTATGATTAAAAATGTTTCTTTGATTTTTTTGCTTTAAAAAGTCGATTCTTGAAGGAAGTAAAAGCCTTCTAGACCGCCTATTGTCTTTGCTTTCTCATTCTTCAATTTATTTATATTCACGAAGAACAAGTGATCTCAAAACTAAAACACATTTTCTTTACGTTTTAAGAAAATATTATCATTTAGTGTAAATGGCTCTATTTATTGAAGTTATGTTATATAAACAGTTAGCAACCTATGTTAAAGTAAGAAGAAGTATGGATATTAATATCTTTCCACTATAAAAATGTGTCTGGTAGCTCAAAGTGTTATACCGTAAATTTCTCGATCTACAAAAGTGGAAATACATGCAAATGTCACAAGAGTTAGCAAGAAAAGAAAATTATAAGATTAACAACTTTAAACATTAAACCAAGAACCATGACTTACCTTTCTTGCTCAAATTCCATGATTTATAGATTTTTAAATTTCTTTTAAAATATATTATCACTCAAATTTTAATTTCCATTATTGTAATTCTATCAGTTCTCTTGTTATTAAGATTGAAATTTTCATTAGTTTTACTTTTAAAGCTCAACTTTAGGAATTCCATGTATATTCATAGAACTATTAAAATCTATGTAATAAAAACAAATACACAAACACATAAAAAAGTATTACAATACTTTTTAATTGTCATGAAAAATAGCAAAACCATAATTAAAAATCATGAAAATGGTGTAACAACAAATTGAGACAAGTATTCTCATTGGAACAAAGATCATGGAAAATTTGAAATAAAAAGCATAAAATATGAAAACAATCATTATTTAAAAATAAAGCTATTTTAATACAAAATAAATATATTTTATATAAGAAGTTTTGAATTTTTCATGTATATATATATATATATATTATTTTTAGAAAGATAAGTTTAGTAATAATCAATAACAATAAAGGACAATTCATACAAATATTTGGTATGCGGGGGAGCTTCCATTGGTTTGACTTTGTTGGAAGCAAGGTCGTCTTGACGATAATCAAAGAGTGAAAGATTGACAAATATAAAATGTTCAGTGTCTTTATTTTGATTATAGAAGAGTTTGGGACTGGTTCTGTAAAATAACGATATAATTAAAGTCGTGCGGCATTCACTCTTATTTAAAGTCATCACCAAATTATAGGGTGGTTATGATCCGGATACGGTGGCGGAATAGGACAACCGGATATGGTGGCGGAATAGAACAACTATCAGCCACCGTAGCCGGGTGTTATCTTCCGCCGTAACTTTTATATTTCTGTCGACGATCTTCAGATGGTAAATATCAAATGAGCCAATAATTCATTGGATAAGAATCTCCGAGACTTTTTCATTGGATCACATTTCAAGAATATCAAATGGGCTGATAAATCTACAAAGCTCATTGGGTTGAATTATTGGTCCATTTGACATTCCACAGATGTGACCCAATGAAAAGCTTTTAAGATTCTTATACCCAATGCACGAATCAACTCACCAAAATCAGCTTAACCTAGCTGCTACAAGGTCTATTCTCTCTCCCACTGTAGCCTCATTCCGAGATGGCAAGGAGTCACTTTCAGCGAAGTAGCTCCCAACGAAGATTAGCTCAGCGAAGACGGGCTAAGCTAAGCGCTCACAGGTCTCTTAGAACATTTCCACCATTTTCTATACTTTACAGAGTTTATGTCCTATCTACTATCTGTTGATTGATTCCTTATGTCCATCTAAACATCAGTTATAATTTCCATGATATGCATTTCATTGTTGATTATTGATATCATGATCATGTCTGTTGATTGGTTTAGGATGAAAACATGGAGAAAGTTTAAGCCCTCTTTGCTCTGCCCTGTAATGAAACAAACCAAATCAACTTGTTATGCCATTGCATATGTCAGACAACTGGAGTTGAACAAGAAAATGCGACTTGATGAGCACTTGTCGATTCAAAACTTCATCAATCTCATATCCAAGGATTTTCTAAATCATGAGCACTTGTCATATGTTTGTGACAATATATAATAACGAAATAGATTTTTGAGAAAAGTGGTATACAAATAAAGAGATGAAATCAACAAAATAATGTCTTATAACAAACACTCTCCAAATCATTTTCAAAGTATTTTTCACAAATTTGCTTGAATTACATTCAACCCTAAGTGCACCAGCGTTACTTCACAGTTATGTTTGCACAAAAAATGAAAACAATTAGCAACCGTAAAAGAAAGTGACATGTGTTAAAGCAAGAAGAAGTAGTGGTATTAATGTTTTCCACTATAAAAAAAGTGTTTTGGTAGCTCAAAGTATCTTAGAATGTAATAAAACCTCAAAAATTATCATAGATTGTAAATTTTCGGTCTGAAAATAGACCCAAATGCCACAAGAGTTAGCAAGAAGAGAATATTATAAGATTAACAGCTTTAAACATTAAACAAAGAACCATGAGTTACCTTCCTTTCTCAAATTCCATGGTTTAAAGTTTTTTTTTTCAAAATATATTGTTATTCAAAAAGTTGAATTTTCATTGTTATTGTAATTCTATCGGTTCTCTTGTTATTGTGATTGAAATTTTTATTAGTTTTACTAATTATAAGGCTCAGCCTTAAAATTCCATGTATATTCATACAATTATTAAAATCTTTGTAATACAAAAATACACATAATGCATAAAAAGTACTGTATTACTTTTTAATTGTCATGAAAAATAGTGAAACCATAATTAGAAAAATCATGAAAATGGTGTAAGTGTTATGAAATAACTTATAATTTATAGTATCTAGAAATTTAAATAAGAGTAGAATTTAATACCCGTAGGAAACAAATAACACTAATATAAGGGAGATAGTTTATTATAAGGAAGAAGAAGAAGATGTAATGGTGTTTGATTATAAACTCTTGTTCTTGTTTTTTGGTGTACAAAAAAGTGAGATGAGTGATGGTATTTATTGTGAACAACAATACATAAAATAACAAAGATGGTGCTTAATTTGGTAAATGAGTGGGTGATCATAGTGCTTGATGAGTAGATGATCATAGTGCTTGAGTTGGTAAAAGAGTGGATGATCATAGTGCTTGAGTTTGGTAAACAAGTGGATGATCATTTCAATGCTTATCTTATAACACTCCCCCTTGATCATCCATCTTGTATTACGTGGTGCCTCGTTAAAAACCTAGTCATGGAAAACCCAATGGGAAAAACCGTAGTAAAAGTAAAAAGAGTACAACTACGTAAGCTCCCCCTCGAATGAGTAGTCATAGAACCTTTAGAACAATGATAGATTTTCATCTCTCAAATTGTAACATTCTCTTTGGTTGTCTATCTTTTGTATGTTCTTTGTTGCCTCGTTAAAACCTTGTCATGGAAAAACCCAATGGGATAAAAAAAAACCATGATAAGGAAAAAGAGTACAATCACACTTACTATCATATTTCTTTCCCTGAAAACAATATCTTCAGGATATGCATTCCAATCAACTCTCTTCAGAGAATTAAGCTTAAGANNNNNNNNNNNNNNNNNNNNNNNNNNNNNNNNNNNNNNNNNNNNNNNNNNNNNNNNNNNNNNNNNNNNNNNNNNNNNNNNNNNNNNNNNNNNNNNNNNNNNNNNNNNNNNNNNNNNNNNNNNNNNNNNNNNNNNNNNNNNNNNNNNNNNNNNNNNNNNNNNNNNNNNNNNNNNNNNNNNNNNNNNNNNNNNNNNNNNNNNNNNNNNNNNNNNNNNNNNNNNNNNNNNNNNNNNNNNNNNNNNNNNNNNNNNNNNNNNNNNNNNNNNNNNNNNNNNNNNNNNNNNNNNNNNNNNNNNNNNNNNNNNNNNNNNNNNNNNNNNNNNNNNNNNNNNNNNNNNNNNNNNNNNNNNNNNNNNNNNNNNNNNNNNNNNNNNNNNNNNNNNNNNNNNNNNNNNNNNNNNNNNNNNNNNNNNNNNNNNNNNNNNNNNNNNNNNNNNNNNNNNNNNNNNNNNNNNNNNNNNNNNNNNNNNNNNNNNNNNNNNNNNNNNNNNNNNNNNNNNNNNNNNNNNNNNNNNNNNNNNNNNNNNNNNNNNNNNNNNNNNNNNNNNNNNNNNNNNNNNNNNNNNNNNNNNNNNNNNNNNNNNNNNNNNNNNNNNNNNNNNNNNNNNNNNNNNNNNNNNNNNNNNNNNNNNNNNNNNNNNNNNNNNNNNNNNNNNNNNNNNNNNNNNNNNNNNNNNNNNNNNNNNNNNNNNNNNNNNNNNNNNNNNNNNNNNNNNNNNNNNNNNNNNNNNNNNNNNNNNNNNNNNNNNNNNNNNNNNNNNNNNNNNNNNNNNNNNNNNNNNNNNNNNNNNNNNNNNNNNNNNNNNNNNNNNNNNNNNNNNNNNNNNNNNNNNNNNNNNNNNNNNNNNNNNNNNNNNNNNNNNNNNNNNNNNNNNNNNNNNNNNNNNNNNNNNNNNNNNNNNNNNNNNNNNNNNNNNNNNNNNNNNNNNNNNNNNNNNNNNNNNNNNNNNNNNNNNNNNNNNNNNNNNNNNNNNNNNNNNNNNNNNNNNNNNNNNNNNNNNNNNNNNNNNNNNNNNNNNNNNNNNNNNNNNNNNNNNNNNNNNNNNNNNNNNNNNNNNNNNNNNNNNNNNNNNNNNNNNNNNNNNNNNNNNNNNNNNNNNNNNNNNNNNNNNNNNNNNNNNNNNNNNNNNNNNNNNNNNNNNNNNNNNNNNNNNNNNNNNNNNNNNNNNNNNNNNNNNNNNNNNNNNNNNNNNNNNNNNNNNNNNNNNNNNNNNNNNNNNNNNNNNNNNNNNNNNNNNNNNNNNNNNNNNNNNNNNNNNNNNNNNNNNNNNNNNNNNNNNNNNNNNNNNNNNNNNNNNNNNNNNNNNNNNNNNNNNNNNNNNNNNNNNNNNNNNNNNNNNNNNNNNNNNNNNNNNNNNNNNNNNNNNNNNNNNNNNNNNNNNNNNNNNNNNNNNNNNNNNNNNNNNNNNNNNNNNNNNNNNNNNNNNNNNNNNNNNNNNNNNNNNNNNNNNNNNNNNNNNNNNNNNNNNNNNNNNNNNNNNNNNNNNNNNNNNNNNNNNNNNNNNNNNNNNNNNNNNNNNNNNNNNNNNNNNNNNNNNNNNNNNNNNNNNNNNNNNNNNNNNNNNNNNNNNNNNNNNNNNNNNNNNNNNNNNNNNNNNNNNNNNNNNNNNNNNNNNNNNNNNNNNNNNNNNNNNNNNNNNNNNNNNNNNNNNNNNNNNNNNNNNNNNNNNNNNNNNNNNNNNNNNNNNNNNNNNNNNNNNNNNNNNNNNNNNNNNNNNNNNNNNNNNNNNNNNNNNNNNNNNNNNNNNNNNNNNNNNNNNNNNNNNNNNNNNNNNNNNNNNNNNNNNNNNNNNNNNNNNNNNNNNNNNNNNNNNNNNNNNNNNNNNNNNNNNNNNNNNNNNNNNNNNNNNNNNNNNNNNNNNNNNNNNNNNNNNNNNNNNNNNNNNNNNNNNNNNNNNNNNNNNNNNNNNNNNNNNNNNNNNNNNNNNNNNNNNNNNNNNNNNNNNNNNNNNNNNNNNNNNNNNNNNNNNNNNNNNNNNNNNNNNNNNNNNNNNNNNNNNNNN
Proteins encoded:
- the LOC106312432 gene encoding coiled-coil domain-containing protein 94-like isoform X2, with the protein product MGERKVLNKYYPPDFDPSKLPRLRRPKNQQIKVRMMLPMSVRCSTCGNYIYKGTKFNSRKEDVIGETYLGIQIFRFYFKCTKCSAELTMKTDPQNSDYIVESGASRNYEPWRAEDEVLDKEQQKRDAEEMGDAMKSLENRTLDSKREMDIIAALDEMKSMKSRHATVSVDAMLEALQRTGAEKVKRIEEEDEAVIKSIFGKEVVRRIADDEDDEDDDDSDDSPSLRKEKKGSSSDLSKKRKASEEGPSNPTDILTSSSAEIPKEPKKRATSKQPFKSVHITVIKKQSQPSSSTTPALAKPENEKSEGVANTGLASLFQNYGSDEDED
- the LOC106312432 gene encoding coiled-coil domain-containing protein 94-like isoform X1, translated to MGERKVLNKYYPPDFDPSKLPRLRRPKNQQIKVRMMLPMSVRCSTCGNYIYKGTKFNSRKEDVIGETYLGIQIFRFYFKCTKCSAELTMKTDPQNSDYIVESGASRNYEPWRAEDEVLDKEQQKRDAEEMGDAMKSLENRTLDSKREMDIIAALDEMKSMKSRHATVSVDAMLEALQRTGAEKVKRIEEEDEAVIKSIFGKQKEVVRRIADDEDDEDDDDSDDSPSLRKEKKGSSSDLSKKRKASEEGPSNPTDILTSSSAEIPKEPKKRATSKQPFKSVHITVIKKQSQPSSSTTPALAKPENEKSEGVANTGLASLFQNYGSDEDED